One region of Chitinophaga varians genomic DNA includes:
- a CDS encoding YciI family protein: MASKVIPAIFLLGFLVIVIVSFHPATLQSPSVHEARKETSVNPNMKRYWMVFLKNGPHRDQPAVAAAGIQSAHLQHIQQLAQTGKLLVAGPFDNDGDMKGIFILDCRDSLEAEQLVKEDPAVRAGRLRFEVLPWWTEKNCVFK, encoded by the coding sequence ATGGCAAGCAAAGTTATTCCTGCAATTTTTCTGCTGGGATTTCTGGTTATCGTGATAGTATCTTTTCATCCCGCTACTTTGCAATCACCATCTGTCCATGAAGCCAGGAAAGAGACAAGCGTCAACCCGAACATGAAACGTTACTGGATGGTCTTTTTGAAGAACGGCCCACACCGCGATCAGCCGGCAGTAGCAGCCGCCGGTATTCAGTCCGCCCACCTGCAGCATATACAACAACTGGCGCAGACCGGCAAATTGCTGGTAGCAGGCCCTTTTGATAATGATGGCGATATGAAGGGAATATTTATACTGGATTGCAGGGACAGTCTGGAAGCGGAGCAGCTGGTGAAGGAAGATCCGGCGGTACGTGCGGGGAGGTTGCGTTTTGAGGTGCTTCCGTGGTGGACAGAGAAGAACTGTGTATTCAAATAA